A region of Subdoligranulum variabile DNA encodes the following proteins:
- a CDS encoding NAD(P)H-hydrate epimerase: MKNKAVVTADQMKRIEQAANEAGLLYIQMMENAGRAAWAELAARCPAPGRLLVVAGKGNNGGDGFVIARMAAKAGWKVSVWLAEGEPKTPDACTNRAWLAELPVTVLSAGEQPDARGWQAAVDALYGTGFHGALRPAGQAACGLLNRARASGAFVLAVDLPSGLCADTSEAAEGAVQADLTVCFDSRKPVHTEPQGAAYCGEVLLADIGIPEACHQV, encoded by the coding sequence ATGAAAAATAAAGCCGTCGTCACCGCCGACCAGATGAAGCGCATCGAGCAGGCGGCCAATGAAGCGGGCCTTTTGTACATCCAGATGATGGAAAACGCGGGCCGGGCCGCCTGGGCGGAACTGGCCGCCCGGTGTCCGGCGCCGGGGCGGCTGCTGGTGGTGGCCGGCAAGGGCAACAACGGCGGCGACGGGTTTGTCATCGCCCGGATGGCTGCCAAGGCGGGCTGGAAAGTCAGTGTCTGGCTGGCGGAAGGGGAACCCAAAACGCCGGACGCCTGTACCAACCGGGCATGGCTGGCGGAGCTGCCGGTCACGGTGTTGTCTGCCGGGGAACAGCCCGACGCCCGGGGGTGGCAGGCCGCGGTGGATGCCCTCTACGGCACGGGTTTCCACGGAGCGCTGCGCCCGGCGGGGCAGGCAGCCTGCGGATTGCTGAACCGGGCCAGGGCGTCGGGGGCTTTTGTGCTGGCGGTGGATCTGCCCAGTGGTCTTTGCGCCGATACCAGCGAAGCTGCCGAAGGCGCCGTGCAGGCCGACCTGACGGTCTGCTTTGACAGCCGCAAGCCTGTACACACCGAACCTCAGGGGGCGGCGTACTGCGGCGAGGTGCTGCTGGCAGACATCGGCATTCCCGAGGCTTGCCACCAGGTATAA
- a CDS encoding branched-chain amino acid aminotransferase, protein MLDIKITRTTAPKAKPQDESKLGFGKIFSDHMFLMDYTEGEGWHDARIVPYGPWEMDPATTVFHYAQEIFEGMKAYRTAEGKIQLFRPDCNANRYNDSADRLGMPPIPPEDFVQAVKAIVDVDRDWVPHSDGASLYIRPFCIATDVGLGVHAAKHYRFAIICSPSGAYYAEGLDPVRIYVEDEYIRAAPGLTGFTKCGGNYAASIKAGELAEERGFSQVLWLDGVEKKYVEEVGSMNIMFKIDGKIYTAACTGTVLPGVTRRSIIELLKDWGYEVIEGKLAIADVMKAADEGKLEEVFGTGTAAVVSPVKELDWEGKVAHISGGKIGELTQKLYDTLTGIQWGKLPDTKGWIVPVEEQ, encoded by the coding sequence ATGTTGGACATCAAAATCACCAGAACGACTGCGCCCAAGGCGAAGCCGCAGGACGAAAGCAAATTGGGTTTCGGCAAGATCTTCAGCGATCATATGTTCCTGATGGATTATACCGAAGGCGAGGGCTGGCATGACGCCCGCATCGTCCCCTACGGCCCGTGGGAGATGGACCCCGCCACGACGGTCTTCCACTATGCGCAGGAGATCTTTGAGGGCATGAAGGCCTACCGTACCGCCGAGGGCAAGATCCAGCTGTTCCGCCCCGACTGCAACGCCAACCGCTACAACGATTCCGCCGACCGTCTGGGCATGCCCCCCATCCCACCGGAGGACTTCGTCCAGGCTGTGAAAGCCATTGTGGATGTGGATCGTGACTGGGTGCCCCATTCCGACGGCGCTTCGCTGTACATCCGCCCCTTCTGCATCGCCACCGATGTGGGCCTGGGCGTCCATGCGGCAAAGCACTACCGCTTTGCCATTATCTGCTCGCCCTCCGGTGCCTACTACGCCGAGGGTCTAGATCCCGTCCGTATCTACGTCGAGGATGAGTACATCCGTGCCGCCCCGGGCCTGACCGGCTTCACCAAGTGCGGCGGCAACTACGCCGCTTCCATCAAGGCCGGCGAGCTGGCCGAGGAGCGCGGCTTCAGCCAGGTTCTGTGGCTGGACGGCGTGGAGAAGAAGTACGTCGAGGAAGTCGGCTCCATGAACATCATGTTCAAGATCGACGGCAAGATCTACACCGCCGCCTGCACCGGCACCGTCCTGCCCGGCGTCACCCGCCGCTCCATCATCGAGCTGCTGAAGGACTGGGGCTATGAGGTCATCGAAGGCAAGCTGGCCATCGCCGACGTCATGAAGGCTGCCGACGAGGGCAAGCTGGAAGAGGTCTTCGGCACCGGCACTGCCGCCGTGGTCTCCCCCGTCAAGGAACTGGACTGGGAGGGCAAGGTGGCCCACATCAGCGGCGGCAAGATCGGCGAGCTGACCCAGAAGCTCTACGACACGCTGACCGGCATCCAGTGGGGCAAGCTGCCTGACACCAAGGGCTGGATCGTTCCCGTGGAAGAGCAGTAA
- a CDS encoding amino acid adenylation domain-containing protein, which translates to MKHILQLLDRTVRRWGARPAFGDEHGTLTWAEVDSAVQRLGTALAEYAVQHRPVALYLDHEVSCLLAMLGTLAAGGFYTVLDTAQPPERVRRITGQLEPALLVTDAAHRAAADALGLVCPVVELEEALAVTPDTFLLQTLREQAIDTDLAYVLFTSGSTGTPKGVAIQHRAVLAYSAWSAGTFGIDETTVFGNQTPFYFSMSVTDLYTALRTGAQLQVIPKRLFSFPVQLLDYLTTHEVNTLYWVPSALGGVVRWKALDYTALPPLRTILFAGETMPTPYLNYWRAHYPGALFANLFGPTETTDICSYYIVDRDFADDEPLPIGRACDNCGLLILTEDGRAAAPGAVGELCVRGSFLAAGYYNMPDKTAERFCPNPLQPHYPETIYRTGDLVRYDDQGLLQYMGRADNQIKHMGYRIELGEIETAAFGQEGLQSCACLYDAPRDRLVLFYTGKKGLEEALRPRLAQRLPAYMQPTVYRRLQAMPQNQNGKIDRAALRALCKED; encoded by the coding sequence ATGAAACATATTCTGCAACTGCTGGACCGCACGGTCCGGCGCTGGGGTGCCCGCCCGGCCTTTGGCGACGAGCACGGCACTCTGACCTGGGCGGAGGTGGACTCCGCCGTGCAGCGCCTCGGCACCGCCCTGGCGGAGTACGCCGTACAGCACCGCCCGGTGGCCCTCTACCTGGACCACGAAGTGTCCTGTCTGCTGGCCATGCTGGGCACACTGGCCGCCGGCGGTTTTTACACCGTCCTGGATACCGCCCAGCCCCCTGAGCGGGTGCGGCGGATCACCGGCCAGCTGGAACCCGCTTTGCTGGTCACCGATGCCGCCCACCGGGCGGCCGCCGACGCCCTGGGTCTTGTCTGCCCGGTGGTGGAGCTGGAGGAGGCACTGGCGGTGACACCGGACACCTTCCTGCTGCAGACGCTGCGGGAGCAGGCCATCGACACCGACCTGGCCTACGTCCTCTTCACCTCCGGTTCCACCGGTACCCCCAAGGGGGTGGCCATCCAGCACCGGGCCGTACTGGCCTACAGCGCCTGGAGCGCCGGGACCTTCGGCATCGATGAGACGACGGTCTTCGGCAACCAGACCCCTTTCTACTTTTCCATGTCGGTGACCGATCTGTACACCGCTCTGCGCACCGGCGCACAGCTGCAGGTGATCCCCAAGCGGCTGTTCAGTTTTCCGGTGCAGCTGCTGGATTACCTGACCACCCACGAGGTCAACACCCTCTACTGGGTGCCGTCCGCCCTGGGCGGCGTGGTGCGGTGGAAGGCGCTGGACTACACGGCACTGCCGCCGCTGCGCACCATCCTGTTTGCCGGGGAAACCATGCCCACCCCCTACCTGAACTACTGGCGGGCCCACTATCCCGGGGCGCTGTTCGCGAACCTCTTCGGCCCCACCGAGACCACCGACATCTGCAGCTACTATATCGTTGACCGGGATTTCGCCGACGACGAGCCGCTGCCCATCGGCCGTGCCTGCGACAACTGCGGCCTGCTGATCCTTACCGAAGACGGCCGGGCCGCCGCCCCCGGCGCGGTGGGCGAACTCTGCGTACGGGGTAGTTTTCTGGCGGCAGGATACTACAACATGCCCGACAAGACCGCCGAGCGGTTCTGCCCCAACCCGCTGCAGCCCCACTACCCCGAAACGATCTACCGCACCGGCGACCTGGTACGGTATGACGACCAGGGACTTTTGCAGTACATGGGCCGGGCCGACAACCAGATCAAACACATGGGCTACCGCATCGAGCTGGGGGAGATCGAGACGGCAGCCTTCGGGCAGGAGGGGCTGCAGAGCTGTGCCTGCCTCTACGATGCTCCCCGGGACCGGCTGGTGCTCTTTTACACCGGCAAAAAGGGCCTGGAGGAGGCACTGCGTCCCCGGCTGGCCCAGCGTCTGCCCGCCTACATGCAGCCCACGGTGTACCGCCGCCTGCAGGCCATGCCCCAGAATCAGAACGGAAAAATCGACCGCGCCGCATTGCGCGCCCTTTGCAAGGAGGACTGA
- a CDS encoding low molecular weight protein-tyrosine-phosphatase, whose product MTKILFVCHGNICRSPMAEFVMKDLVEKAGLTAAFEIASAATSTEEIGNPVYPPARRKLAEHGISCAGKTARQMTRADYTHYDLLIGMDHANLRNMTRICGGDPAGKIHALLDYTARPGEVADPWYTGDFEATWRDVYEGCTALLRSLL is encoded by the coding sequence ATGACCAAAATCCTGTTTGTTTGTCACGGCAACATCTGCCGCAGCCCTATGGCCGAGTTCGTGATGAAAGATCTGGTGGAGAAGGCGGGCCTGACCGCTGCATTCGAGATTGCGTCTGCCGCCACCAGCACCGAGGAGATCGGCAATCCGGTCTATCCGCCGGCGCGGCGCAAACTGGCCGAGCACGGCATCTCCTGCGCCGGCAAGACCGCCCGCCAGATGACCCGGGCGGATTACACCCACTATGACCTGCTCATCGGGATGGATCACGCCAATCTGCGCAACATGACCAGAATCTGCGGCGGTGATCCGGCGGGGAAGATTCATGCCCTGCTGGACTACACCGCCCGCCCCGGCGAGGTGGCTGACCCCTGGTACACCGGCGATTTTGAGGCAACCTGGCGGGACGTGTACGAAGGCTGCACGGCGCTGCTGCGCAGTCTTCTGTAA
- a CDS encoding alanine/glycine:cation symporter family protein, translating into MALFQAIYTLLWGDLVTIPLPGGSSLGLSLLVMILVPAGLYFTLRTRFLPFRLFPEMVRVTLSNNKKTEHGLSGVQALIVSTACRVGMGNLVGVVAAISAGGAGAVFWMWIMALLGSSTAFIEATLAQIYKEKDPLYGGYRGGPAYYLHALFHPQKHRRSVVASLFALSGLICWCGISQVTSNSISASFENAFHIPPLYSTIALVLVAAVIVLRKNATVRVLDIMVPVMAACYFFITVFIIVKNAPLLPGVFGRIFAEAFGLRQVAGGGIGAVIMNGTKRGLFSNEAGSGSAPCAAAASHIDHPAKAGLLQALGVFIDTLVLCSCSAMIMLLTPAELTNGLQGMDLLQTAMHYHLGEFGVVFIAVILWLFSLSTFLGILFYARSNVAYLFGDRWGAQLAYKILALVMLFVGGLAAYQFVWDLGDVGVGLMTVFNMIALFPLAPKALASLRDYEENCMPPKS; encoded by the coding sequence ATGGCCCTGTTCCAAGCCATTTATACCCTGCTCTGGGGCGATCTTGTCACCATCCCGCTGCCCGGCGGCAGTTCCCTGGGGCTTTCGCTGCTGGTGATGATCCTGGTCCCGGCGGGGCTCTATTTTACCCTGCGCACCCGGTTCCTGCCCTTCCGCCTTTTTCCCGAGATGGTCCGGGTCACCCTTTCCAACAACAAAAAGACCGAGCATGGGCTGTCCGGCGTGCAGGCGCTCATCGTCTCCACCGCCTGCCGGGTGGGTATGGGCAACCTGGTGGGCGTGGTGGCGGCCATCTCCGCCGGCGGTGCCGGCGCGGTGTTCTGGATGTGGATCATGGCCCTGCTGGGGTCCTCCACGGCGTTCATCGAGGCAACCCTGGCCCAGATCTATAAGGAAAAGGATCCCCTCTACGGCGGCTACCGCGGCGGCCCGGCCTACTATCTCCACGCGCTGTTCCACCCCCAAAAACATCGCCGTTCGGTTGTTGCATCGCTGTTTGCCCTGTCGGGCCTTATCTGCTGGTGCGGCATCAGCCAGGTCACCAGCAATTCCATCTCCGCTTCCTTTGAAAATGCCTTTCATATCCCGCCGCTCTACTCCACTATCGCCCTGGTGCTGGTAGCAGCGGTGATCGTGCTGCGCAAAAATGCCACCGTCCGGGTGCTGGACATTATGGTCCCCGTCATGGCGGCCTGCTACTTTTTTATTACGGTCTTCATCATTGTGAAAAACGCGCCGCTGCTGCCCGGTGTCTTCGGGCGTATCTTTGCCGAGGCCTTCGGTCTGCGGCAGGTGGCGGGCGGCGGCATCGGCGCCGTCATCATGAACGGCACCAAGCGCGGTCTTTTTTCCAACGAGGCCGGTTCCGGTTCGGCCCCCTGCGCGGCGGCAGCCTCCCACATCGACCATCCGGCCAAGGCGGGGCTCTTGCAGGCGCTGGGCGTATTTATCGATACACTGGTCCTCTGCAGCTGCTCGGCCATGATCATGCTGCTGACTCCCGCGGAACTCACCAATGGGCTGCAGGGAATGGACCTGCTGCAGACCGCCATGCACTATCACCTGGGAGAATTCGGTGTGGTCTTCATTGCGGTGATCCTTTGGCTGTTCAGCCTGTCCACCTTTCTGGGTATTCTCTTCTACGCCCGCTCCAACGTGGCCTACCTCTTCGGCGACCGCTGGGGCGCCCAGCTGGCCTACAAGATTCTGGCACTGGTCATGCTGTTTGTGGGCGGTCTGGCGGCCTACCAGTTTGTGTGGGACCTGGGGGACGTGGGCGTGGGCCTGATGACGGTCTTCAATATGATCGCCCTCTTCCCGCTGGCGCCCAAGGCGCTGGCCAGCCTGCGGGACTATGAGGAAAACTGTATGCCCCCGAAATCCTGA
- a CDS encoding ECF transporter S component has protein sequence MKKRTNVRWLTQLALLVAILLVMNYTPLGYLQVGLLSASLLSVPVAIGAMTMGPLAGTILGAAFGITSFLQAMEGKSLLSTAMFSASPAGTFVVCVVSRVLMGLCAALLFRALCKLLPKWEKFCCFAGGLLTALLNTVFFMGALVLLFYDLPYVQDAAQNMGATNALMFIVMFVGVQAVIEWIICCVVAGAVALPVRKYLKLN, from the coding sequence ATGAAAAAGCGTACCAACGTCCGTTGGCTCACCCAGCTTGCGCTGCTGGTGGCCATTCTCCTTGTGATGAACTATACGCCCCTGGGCTATCTCCAGGTCGGGCTGCTGTCGGCGTCGCTGCTGTCGGTACCGGTGGCCATCGGCGCCATGACCATGGGACCCCTGGCCGGGACCATTCTGGGCGCCGCGTTCGGCATCACCAGTTTCCTGCAGGCGATGGAAGGCAAAAGCCTTCTGAGCACCGCGATGTTCAGCGCCAGCCCGGCGGGAACCTTTGTGGTGTGTGTGGTATCCCGCGTCCTGATGGGACTGTGCGCGGCCCTGCTGTTCCGGGCGCTGTGCAAGCTGCTGCCCAAGTGGGAAAAATTCTGCTGCTTTGCGGGCGGGCTGCTGACGGCACTGCTGAACACCGTGTTCTTTATGGGAGCGCTGGTGCTGCTGTTTTACGACCTTCCCTACGTGCAGGACGCGGCCCAGAACATGGGCGCCACCAATGCCCTGATGTTCATCGTGATGTTCGTGGGTGTGCAGGCCGTCATTGAGTGGATCATCTGCTGCGTGGTGGCGGGCGCCGTCGCCCTGCCGGTGCGCAAATATCTCAAACTGAACTGA
- a CDS encoding HAD family hydrolase codes for MVKGVIFDMDGLMFDTERLWDTLWEPACEALGVSMPADTESFYASGRGLAGQYLIDHVKEYFPGVDPRRMLDKVWQIGNERFAQGVPCKPGLKELLELLESRGMPRIVASSSPRNMIEQNLQTTGTARYFHDIVCGADVQRSKPAPDIFLEAARRLGLDIHDCLVLEDSFNGVRAGHAAGAVTVMVPDLAQPDAEIRQLYTCCCHDLYEVRDLMLQDKL; via the coding sequence ATGGTCAAAGGCGTGATTTTTGATATGGACGGCCTGATGTTCGACACCGAACGTCTGTGGGATACCCTGTGGGAGCCCGCCTGCGAGGCGCTGGGGGTGTCCATGCCGGCGGATACCGAGAGCTTTTATGCCAGCGGGCGCGGTCTGGCGGGGCAGTATCTCATCGACCATGTGAAGGAGTACTTCCCCGGTGTGGACCCCCGCAGGATGCTGGACAAGGTCTGGCAGATCGGCAACGAGCGCTTTGCCCAGGGGGTGCCCTGCAAGCCGGGGCTCAAGGAGCTGCTGGAACTGCTGGAAAGCCGGGGCATGCCGCGGATCGTGGCCAGTTCCAGCCCGCGGAATATGATCGAGCAGAACCTGCAGACCACCGGCACGGCGCGGTATTTCCACGACATTGTCTGCGGTGCCGACGTGCAGCGCAGCAAACCGGCGCCGGATATCTTCCTGGAGGCAGCCCGCCGTCTGGGGCTGGACATCCATGACTGCCTGGTGCTGGAAGACAGCTTCAACGGGGTGCGTGCCGGCCATGCGGCGGGAGCGGTGACCGTGATGGTGCCCGATCTGGCCCAGCCCGACGCCGAGATCCGCCAGCTCTACACCTGCTGCTGCCACGACCTCTACGAGGTGCGGGACCTTATGCTCCAGGACAAACTGTAA
- a CDS encoding acyl carrier protein has protein sequence MHTMDEIMNILSEVKPGIEAGPDTELVRTGVLDSVDIMSVVMALAEEFDLEISPLDLKEENFHTPQAILDLVNRLDD, from the coding sequence ATGCATACCATGGATGAGATCATGAACATTCTTTCCGAAGTGAAACCCGGCATCGAAGCGGGCCCCGACACCGAACTGGTGCGCACCGGCGTACTGGATTCGGTGGACATCATGTCGGTGGTCATGGCCCTGGCCGAAGAATTCGACCTGGAGATCAGCCCGCTGGACCTGAAAGAGGAAAACTTTCACACACCGCAGGCGATCCTCGATCTGGTCAACCGGCTGGACGACTGA